Proteins encoded in a region of the Panicum hallii strain FIL2 chromosome 3, PHallii_v3.1, whole genome shotgun sequence genome:
- the LOC112886133 gene encoding uncharacterized protein LOC112886133: MGAADGRGEAAAMRAAVRRLSFGAAEEQREAAAEVAALARSDERRKRLLPELGVVPPLVAMLAGARLAAAAALLELARGTHRNKVHIVKAGLLKKLPQLMDDKDLARSQQLALLVLSISSLANTDFPLSASELLPFLVATLSADDVPADTKLPCLAALRNLSTKLEHVRDVVSSGAVHALLSLVLDKTASEAALSILGELAATSAAGKKAMEEDEAAPRALLEAMTWHGSARCQEHATYLVMVLTHGSRALRRQMRQLGVVQALLEVSLLGSPLAQRRAAKVLQWFKEEGQSRIRAHSGPRMEGASCHDGGGGQDAKDCRDTVDKIVKQSLDRNMKSILRRATASVDLTNVKLLVASSSSKSLPC; encoded by the exons ATGGGGGCGGCGGACGGCCGcggtgaggcggcggcgatgcgggCCGCGGTGAGGCGGCTTAGCTTcggcgcggcggaggagcagcgggaggccgcggcggaggtCGCGGCGCTGGCGCGGTCGGACGAGCGGAGGAAGCGGCTGCTGCCCGAGCTCGGGGTCGTGCCGCCGCTCGTGGCCATGCTGGCCGGCGCGCGgctggccgcggcggcggcgctgctggagCTCGCCAGAGGCACGCACAG AAATAAGGTGCACATCGTAAAGGCCGGCCTGCTCAAGAAGCTGCCGCAGCTCATGGACGACAAGGACCTGGCAAGAAGCCAGCAGCTCGCGCTGCTGGTCCTCTCGATCTCGTCGTTGGCCAACACCGACTTCCCCCTCTCCGCCTCCGAGCTCCTCCCGTTCCTCGTCGCCACCCTCAGCGCCGACGACGTCCCGGCCGACACGAAGCTGCCGTGCCTGGCCGCCCTCCGCAACCTCTCTACGAAGCTCGAGCACGTCCGGGACGTGGTCTCCAGCGGCGCGGTGCACGCGCTCCTGTCGCTCGTCCTGGACAAGACGGCGTCGGAGGCTGCGCTGTCCATCCTCGGGGAGCTGGCGGCGACGAGCGCGGCGGGGAAGAAGGCGAtggaggaggacgaggcggcGCCCAGGGCGCTCCTGGAGGCGATGACGTGGCACGGGAGCGCGCGGTGCCAGGAGCACGCGACGTACCTGGTCATGGTGCTCACGCACGGCAGCCGGGCGCTGCGGCGGCAGATGCGCCAGCTCGGCGTCGTGCAGGCGCTCCTGGAGGTCTCGCTGCTCGGGAGCCCGCTCGCGCAGAGGAGGGCGGCCAAGGTCCTGCAGTGGTTCAAGGAGGAAGGGCAGAGCAGGATCAGGGCGCATTCGGGGCCGCGCATGGAGGGCGCGTCGtgccacgacggcggcggcggccaggacgCGAAGGATTGCCGGGACACCGTGGACAAGATAGTGAAGCAGAGCCTCGATAGGAACATGAAGTCTATACTGAGGAGGGCCACGGCGTCCGTGGACCTGACAAATGTTAAGCTGCTCGTTGCGAGCTCTAGCTCCAAGAGCTTGCCTTGTTGA